The following are from one region of the Camelus ferus isolate YT-003-E chromosome 13, BCGSAC_Cfer_1.0, whole genome shotgun sequence genome:
- the NECAP2 gene encoding adaptin ear-binding coat-associated protein 2 isoform X2, which produces MEEGEYESVLCVKPEVHVYRIPPRATNRGYRAAEWQLDQPSWSGRLRITAKGQVAYIKLEDRMSGELFAQAPVDQFPGTAVESVTDSSRYFVIRIEDGNGRRAFIGIGFGDRGDAFDFNVALQDHFKWVKQQCEFAKQAQNPDQGPKLDLGFKEGQTIKLNIANMKKKEGTAGSPRARPASTGGLSLLPPPPGGKTSTLIPPPGEQSSVGGSIVPPAGTPSSGGATVSWPQPKPATTATADIWGDFTKSTGSTSSQTQPGTGWVQF; this is translated from the exons atggaggagggagagtaCGAGTCGGTCCTCTGTGTCAAGCCAGAGGTCCACGTCTACCGCATCCCGCCGAGGGCCACGAACCGTGGTTACAG GGCTGCGGAGTGGCAGCTGGACCAGCCATCATGGAGTGGCCGGCTGCGGATCACTGCAAAAGGGCAGGTGGCCTACATCAAGCTGGAGGACAGGATGTCAG GGGAGCTCTTTGCTCAGGCCCCAGTGGATCAGTTTCCTGGCACAGCTGTGGAGAGTGTGACGGATTCCAGCAGGTACTTCGTTATCCGCATCGAAGATGGAAACG GGCGCCGGGCGTTTATTGGAATTGGCTTCGGGGACCGAGGTGATGCCTTTGACTTCAATGTTGCCTTGCAGGACCATTTCAA GTGGGTGAAACAGCAGTGTGAATTTGCAAAACAAGCCCAGAACCCAGATCAAGGCCCCAAGTTGGACCTAGGCTTCAAGGAGGGCCAGACCATCAAGCTCAACATTGCG aatatgaagaagaaggaaggaacagcTGGATCTCCCCGAGCCCGGCCTGCCAGCACAGGAGGACTGagcctgcttccccctcccccaggggggAAAACCTCCACCCTGATCCCGCCCCCTGGGGAGCAGTCGTCTGTAGGGGGGTCCATCGTCCCGCCAGCAGGTACTCCCAGTTCAG GAGGTGCCACTGTGTCCTGGCCGCAGCCCAAGCCTGCCACTACTGCCACCGCTGACATCTGGGGAGACTTTACCAAATCCACGGG GTCGACCTCCAGCCAGACTCAGCCAGGCACAGGCTGGGTCCAGTTCTGA
- the NECAP2 gene encoding adaptin ear-binding coat-associated protein 2 isoform X1 produces the protein MEEGEYESVLCVKPEVHVYRIPPRATNRGYRAAEWQLDQPSWSGRLRITAKGQVAYIKLEDRMSGELFAQAPVDQFPGTAVESVTDSSRYFVIRIEDGNGRRAFIGIGFGDRGDAFDFNVALQDHFKWVKQQCEFAKQAQNPDQGPKLDLGFKEGQTIKLNIANMKKKEGTAGSPRARPASTGGLSLLPPPPGGKTSTLIPPPGEQSSVGGSIVPPAGTPSSGRPPARLSQAQAGSSSDLSPTLFLRTTSGKEPPHVGRRKGDAALPGQPHFGA, from the exons atggaggagggagagtaCGAGTCGGTCCTCTGTGTCAAGCCAGAGGTCCACGTCTACCGCATCCCGCCGAGGGCCACGAACCGTGGTTACAG GGCTGCGGAGTGGCAGCTGGACCAGCCATCATGGAGTGGCCGGCTGCGGATCACTGCAAAAGGGCAGGTGGCCTACATCAAGCTGGAGGACAGGATGTCAG GGGAGCTCTTTGCTCAGGCCCCAGTGGATCAGTTTCCTGGCACAGCTGTGGAGAGTGTGACGGATTCCAGCAGGTACTTCGTTATCCGCATCGAAGATGGAAACG GGCGCCGGGCGTTTATTGGAATTGGCTTCGGGGACCGAGGTGATGCCTTTGACTTCAATGTTGCCTTGCAGGACCATTTCAA GTGGGTGAAACAGCAGTGTGAATTTGCAAAACAAGCCCAGAACCCAGATCAAGGCCCCAAGTTGGACCTAGGCTTCAAGGAGGGCCAGACCATCAAGCTCAACATTGCG aatatgaagaagaaggaaggaacagcTGGATCTCCCCGAGCCCGGCCTGCCAGCACAGGAGGACTGagcctgcttccccctcccccaggggggAAAACCTCCACCCTGATCCCGCCCCCTGGGGAGCAGTCGTCTGTAGGGGGGTCCATCGTCCCGCCAGCAGGTACTCCCAGTTCAG GTCGACCTCCAGCCAGACTCAGCCAGGCACAGGCTGGGTCCAGTTCTGACCTGAGCCCAACTCTTTTTCTTCGTACAACTTCTGGAAAGGAGCCACCTCACGTGGGCCGAAGGAAGGGGGATGCCGCGCTCCCTGGCCAGCCTCATTTTGGAGCAtga